TCATCCATTGAATAAGCACTCATCATTATTACCCCTGTTCCTGGATTCATCTCCTTAATCCATTCCAGGGTCTTAATACCATCCATTCTGGGCATTTTTACATCAAGAAGTATGATATCAAAATTTGCCTTGGGAACCATATTTAGTGCTTCATACCCATCCCCTGCGGTGACTACTCGATATCCTTTGTTAATCAGAATATCTTTCAAAGTTTCCCTGTCTTCCAACAGGTCATCCACAACCATAATTAGGGTTTTTCCTAAAGCTCCCTCAATGGTGTGAAAGAGCTTCCTCATGTCAAAAGGTTTGTAGATAACTGCATAAGCTCCTTCCTCAATTGCCTGCCTCAACAATTCCTCTACTGAATACCCGGTCATCATTATCACTACCGCAGAGGGACAAGTCTTCTTTATTTCCCTGAATGTCTCTAAGCCGTTTATGCCTGGCATTTTAACATCCATAAGAATAATATCGAAAAACTTCTTCTTTGCAAATTCTATAGCCTTATACCCATCCTCAGCCAGCGTAACAACATAACCTCTATCTTCAAAGATATCATCCAGAGTTCTCAAAGTTTCCACCTCATCATCCACAATTAACAGGTTAACCTTTTCAGCCATTTTTCCTTCCTCCCTATTTATTTTTTCATCACCCCGATATTTATCAGGGAAAGGGCGACCATCCCGATAAATCGGGACACCGTTTACTTGGGTTTTGGAGTGTGAAACGAAAGTTTCACTCTCACCCAGGTCAAGCTTTCGCTTGACACTCCAATTCTACCGCTACATTCCGTAAGTCTCAGTTCTATTCCCCCCCTGATTTTTCGCTTTATACATTGATTCATCAGCATGTTTTATTAGGATATCCAAATTGTTTTTGAGGTCGTATTGAGCAACACCTATACTTAAGGTTGTCTCATCGAACTTACTTTTCTCAAAAGCCTTTCTAATCCTCTCAGCTACTATTGTTGCATCTTTTTTGGATGTTTCTGGCAGAATCACAGTAAATTCATCCCCCCCATAGCGAAATCCCCAATCAACTTCCCGGATTTCCTCGGAAACTATTCTTCCCACTCTTTCCAGCACCCTATTTCCAGTCAGATGACCACGGGTATCGTTATAGGCTTTGAAATGGTCCACATCAAACATCAATAAAGAAAGGGGAAGCTTGTAGCGTTTAGCCCTGGCTGTCATCTCTGAAAGTTTTTCGTAAAAATGTCTGCGATTATATATTCCTGTTAAATCATCAGTAATCGAGAGTTCCTCTAATCTCCTGTTTGCCCTTCTCAACTCGTCTTCCGCTTCCATCTTATCCCAGGTAAGTCTTTGCTCTCGCAGGGCACTCTTTATTGTCCACTTAAGTTGTCCAGGGTCACGTCCTCCACCCTTGACGACGAAACCATAAATCTCTTCTCTCATCTCAATAGCTTTCAATGCTGTTTCCAAAGAAGCATGTCCCGTAACCAATATAATATAAGTGTTTTTGTCTATCGCCTTGATTTTCTTAGCTAATTCCAAACCAGTGATATCGGCCAGTCTGAAGTCGACCAGAACCACATTGAAGAACTTCTTTTTAACTTCCTCAATTGAAGCTGTTCCTGTTTCCACCTTGGAAACCTTATAACCATCATCCTCGAGGATATCAGCGACTGTCTCTCTATAATTTGCATCGTCATCCACTATTAATATCTCAACCTGTTCTTCTCTTCCGAATTTTTTACCCAAGTCACGAACTTTCTGGATAGCTTCTAACATTTTTTCCACATCAATTGGCTTAAACAGACAGGTATAAGCTCCCTTTCTGAGAGAATCTTCTACAAATTCCTCCATAGAATAGGCAGTCATCATTATTATTCCCGCTTCCGGTCTAAATTCTTTAATCCTCTCCATGGTTTTGATGCCATTCATCCCGGGCATCTTTATATCTAAGAGAATTACATCGAAACTACCTTTTTCCGCAAACCCCGCCGCTTCATACCCATCTTTCGCCAGGACGATCCTGTATCCCCTCCCAGCCAATATATCCTTTAAAGTTTCCCGATCTTCTACTCTATCATCTACTATTAGAATTACAGGTTTTTTCAAAGCTTCCTCAACAACTTTTATGACTTTTTTAACATTAAACGGTTTATAAATAACAGTATAGGCGCCTTCTTCTATAGATTTTTTCACCAATTCCTCTTTGCTGTCTGCGGTCATCATTATCACTGCAGCAGTGGGGATAATTCTCTTTACCTCTTTGTAAGTCTCCAAGCCGTTTATGCCTGGCATGCTTACGTCCATAAGAACAACATCAAAATATCTCCTGTTTACTAATTTAATCGCTCTTTGTCCATTTTCTACCATAGCCACATTATATCCCCTGTCCTGAAAGATATCGCCTACTGTTTCCAATATGCTTATGTCATCGTCCACAATCAAGAGATTGACATTTTTAGCCATTCCTTTTCCTCCTACATTTTCATGCGGAATTGTAGGGGACGACCGCCGTGTCGTCCCTTGGTCGGCCACCCGATACATCGGGACATTTTTTCATTTAGCCAGTGGTAAACTAACAATAAAAGTAGTTCCTTGCTCTACTCGGCTTCTCACCTTAATTTTTCCTTTGTGTCTCTCCAGAATTCTCTGGACTGCTGCCAATCCCAGCCCGGTGCCTTTGGTTTTAGTACTAAAGAAAGGAGTAAACAATTTCTTCATATTCTCAGGAGAAATTCCACACCCTGTATCAGTAACCTCCACCTGGGCCATCTCCTCTTCAATGTAACTGCGGATTTTAAGTGTTCCTCCCTCCGGCATGGCCTGCCAGGCATTGTTGATAAGATTTATGAACACCTGACGAATCTCATCCGGGTTTACAAGAGTAGGAGGAAGCTCTAAAGAGAGATCTATCTCCACCTTCACTGTTTCAGGAATGGAGACAGCCGATAGGGAATCCTCGATTATTCTATTGAGATCTAAGGGTTGAGCCATCGGCGGCCTGGTCCGGGAAAAGCCCAATAGGTCACTAATAATTTTGTTAGAAACAACAATCTCTTTCTCGATAATTCCAATGTGTTTTTGAATCTTGGGGTCCAGTTCTTTTCCAAAAGACATTTCAAACTTTGTTCTAATATAGTAGATAGCATTGTTAATCACGCCCAGTGGATTGCGAATTTCGTGACCAACTACCGAAGCCATCTGGCCAATCGCAGCCAGTTTTTCACGAAGAACCAGCTGCTCCTGAAACTCTTTCAATTTCTTAACCATAAAATTGAACGTATTTGCCAGAGTAGAAATTTCGTCACGCGTATTAACCTTTACCTCATGACTAAAATCGCCCTCTCCCAATTTCTCTGCCCCGACTATCAATTCCAGGATCGGACGGCTCAAGCTTTTTGCCAAATAGAAGGCTATGAACACCGACCCCAAAATGCTGAGCGCTATCCACAAGACGGCATTCCTTTTCATACGGGCTATAGAACTATAAGCTTCACTCTTAGCCTGCTGCATAATTACTCCCCAATCCAAACTTTCTGCCCAGGCATACGCTCCCACCATTCCTGTCCCGTTCTCATTAGGAAATCCTTCACCTGAGACATCCACACCAATAGGTCCCCCAATTTCAGTTAAAGCTTGCCTGACAATAAGAAGTTCAGTCGCTTTCTCAAAATTTATCGCCCTTTCTGATTCCGGGTGGAAAATCGTTCTGCCTTCACTATCTATCAGAAAAGCAAATCCCGTCTTTCCAATTCTAACCCCACCAATCTTCCGCCAGAGCTTACTTAAAGTCGCTGTAACAAAAACATATTCATACTCAGCCTCAAGAGGATAAACCACATTTATGCGCGGTAGATCGTCTTCATAATAGATATCCCCCATCTGAGGAACCCCTGTCATTTTGGCTTCGATAAAAGCTGGTTCCTTGCTTCTACTGATTAGTCTGGAGGACTCCTGTAGGAAACTTGGATTATGCGCTTTAATCACTTCATCACCCTTTTTATCCAGCATGGAGATGAGAATGAAATCCTCATAACGGGAAAGAACGGAAAGCAGAACCTTCATTTTCTCCTGCCAGGACATCTTGGGAAATTTTTCAAAAGCCAGAACAAAAGCCAAGTCTAAATTAAGTCCTGAGACATAGTCATCAATATCTTCTGCTATCGCTTGCGCCAGTTTGCTGTGAGTCTCCAGAACCGAAACCTCTAGAGCTTCACGGTTAATATTAATCATCCTAATTCCCTGAATGAGTAAAGGCACTACTACCAGAAGTGTCATAATTAAGGCGAACTTGTGAAACAATCTGACCTTTTTTATCATTTCCATCCTCCGTTAAAAATACGAATATCTAAATTCATTTGGAGTCCTTGCGAAAGCAAGGTCATTTCCCTCCCTTTCGGGAGGACTCCAAAAGACTCTGGATTCCTCGCGAAAGCGAGGGTTGTTTAATCCTCCCTTTCGGGAGGACTCCAGCCTTTGATACTTCGCGTTACTTTAGGGAGATTATATCAATTTCTATCCTTCGGTTATACGCGCGCTGCTCCTCTGTATCATTGGGATAAAGTGGTCTATACTCTCCATAGCCTATTGCCGAAAGCCTTCTGGAGTCTACTCCCTGTTCAATAAAATACCGGATCACGCTAAAAGCTCTGGCTGTGGAAAGTTCCCAGTTAGAACGGAATTCTCCGCTTACAATGGGTTTATTATCTGTATGACCTCCAACCATTATTTCATTCGGCATATCTTTAATTACTCTGGCCACTGCGTTCAACACAGAAATTATTTCCGGCTTAAGCTCAGCCTTCCCCAAATCGAAAATGACAGGACTACGAAATATTACTTTTATTCCTTCCTTATCTATTTTTACATTAGCAAACTTCTTTAAGCGTTTCTCATCAATAAGCCCATACATCTCCTCTGTCACTTCTCTCTCCCTTGCCTTCTTAATTACTCTCTCCATATATTCCTTATTCACCTCACCACCCACATCTTTCTGAAGCGACTGGACTATTCTTTCAAACCTTACTTCACTTACCACAAATGAAAAAGCGTATAGAACGAGGAAGAAAATCATCAAAATGGTCATCAGATTGCCGTAAGGGATAACCCACATCGTAGCCTGTGGCGTAACTTCCTCTTCAGTTTCCAGTAAATGTCTGTGTTTATCTGCCATAATCCTTCTCC
This DNA window, taken from bacterium, encodes the following:
- a CDS encoding response regulator, which translates into the protein MAEKVNLLIVDDEVETLRTLDDIFEDRGYVVTLAEDGYKAIEFAKKKFFDIILMDVKMPGINGLETFREIKKTCPSAVVIMMTGYSVEELLRQAIEEGAYAVIYKPFDMRKLFHTIEGALGKTLIMVVDDLLEDRETLKDILINKGYRVVTAGDGYEALNMVPKANFDIILLDVKMPRMDGIKTLEWIKEMNPGTGVIMMSAYSMDEFVGRALREGALAFLYKPFDMKKLFRIIEEYREEKKKEKEKEQK
- a CDS encoding response regulator; translation: MAKNVNLLIVDDDISILETVGDIFQDRGYNVAMVENGQRAIKLVNRRYFDVVLMDVSMPGINGLETYKEVKRIIPTAAVIMMTADSKEELVKKSIEEGAYTVIYKPFNVKKVIKVVEEALKKPVILIVDDRVEDRETLKDILAGRGYRIVLAKDGYEAAGFAEKGSFDVILLDIKMPGMNGIKTMERIKEFRPEAGIIMMTAYSMEEFVEDSLRKGAYTCLFKPIDVEKMLEAIQKVRDLGKKFGREEQVEILIVDDDANYRETVADILEDDGYKVSKVETGTASIEEVKKKFFNVVLVDFRLADITGLELAKKIKAIDKNTYIILVTGHASLETALKAIEMREEIYGFVVKGGGRDPGQLKWTIKSALREQRLTWDKMEAEDELRRANRRLEELSITDDLTGIYNRRHFYEKLSEMTARAKRYKLPLSLLMFDVDHFKAYNDTRGHLTGNRVLERVGRIVSEEIREVDWGFRYGGDEFTVILPETSKKDATIVAERIRKAFEKSKFDETTLSIGVAQYDLKNNLDILIKHADESMYKAKNQGGNRTETYGM
- a CDS encoding ATP-binding protein, encoding MIKKVRLFHKFALIMTLLVVVPLLIQGIRMININREALEVSVLETHSKLAQAIAEDIDDYVSGLNLDLAFVLAFEKFPKMSWQEKMKVLLSVLSRYEDFILISMLDKKGDEVIKAHNPSFLQESSRLISRSKEPAFIEAKMTGVPQMGDIYYEDDLPRINVVYPLEAEYEYVFVTATLSKLWRKIGGVRIGKTGFAFLIDSEGRTIFHPESERAINFEKATELLIVRQALTEIGGPIGVDVSGEGFPNENGTGMVGAYAWAESLDWGVIMQQAKSEAYSSIARMKRNAVLWIALSILGSVFIAFYLAKSLSRPILELIVGAEKLGEGDFSHEVKVNTRDEISTLANTFNFMVKKLKEFQEQLVLREKLAAIGQMASVVGHEIRNPLGVINNAIYYIRTKFEMSFGKELDPKIQKHIGIIEKEIVVSNKIISDLLGFSRTRPPMAQPLDLNRIIEDSLSAVSIPETVKVEIDLSLELPPTLVNPDEIRQVFINLINNAWQAMPEGGTLKIRSYIEEEMAQVEVTDTGCGISPENMKKLFTPFFSTKTKGTGLGLAAVQRILERHKGKIKVRSRVEQGTTFIVSLPLAK
- a CDS encoding flagellar motor protein MotB, whose protein sequence is MADKHRHLLETEEEVTPQATMWVIPYGNLMTILMIFFLVLYAFSFVVSEVRFERIVQSLQKDVGGEVNKEYMERVIKKAREREVTEEMYGLIDEKRLKKFANVKIDKEGIKVIFRSPVIFDLGKAELKPEIISVLNAVARVIKDMPNEIMVGGHTDNKPIVSGEFRSNWELSTARAFSVIRYFIEQGVDSRRLSAIGYGEYRPLYPNDTEEQRAYNRRIEIDIISLK